Proteins encoded in a region of the Maniola jurtina chromosome 12, ilManJurt1.1, whole genome shotgun sequence genome:
- the LOC123870520 gene encoding uncharacterized protein LOC123870520: MYPGVEHFNSNIKWKFDDSPCMEDDNISNLEHNLDRIRSLSQEKTFSGYGLKENDNLLEVEVNDVIEDDSDDPKDYNISVHDSFDEKSEYGTHKFSRNSSVSNRELDVIKESSRSSSDTEVTLTR; encoded by the coding sequence ATGTACCCCGGCGTAGAACATTTCAATTCAAATATCAAATGGAAATTTGATGACTCGCCTTGCATGGAGGACGATAATATATCAAATTTGGAGCATAATCTCGACCGGATTCGCAGTTTGAGTCAGGAAAAAACTTTTAGTGGTTATGGTTTAAAGGAAAATGATAATTTATTGGAAGTGGAAGTAAATGACGTGATAGAAGATGACTCAGATGACCcgaaagattataatattagtgttcaTGATAGTTTTGATGAAAAAAGTGAATATGGAACACATAAGTTTTCTCGAAATTCCTCAGTTTCAAATAGGGAGCTCGATGTTATTAAAGAGAGCTCGAGGAGCTCAAGTGATACAGAAGTGACATTGACACGATGA